The genome window GCAGCCGTCCCTTGGAGTGGCGGCGCACCGGCAGGTACCAGACCAGCCCGTCCACGATGAGGTAGAGGCTCAGGAAGAGGAGCACCGCGTCCACGGGCGCGAGCCAGCCCAGGCCGAAGAGGCGCATGAGCAGCGAGAAGATGGTCAGGAAGGCCAGGCCCGTGCGGAACATGGACAGGCCGGTGCGGCCCCTGGCCAGCGTGGTGCGGAAGCCCGAGAGGAAGGAGCGGTGCCCGGCCAGGAAGGTGCGCGCCTTGGCCAGGGGCGTGCGCCCGGCCGAGGGCGGGAAGTTCGGGTTGATGTCGTAGTTGTTCTCGATGAGCCGGATCACGTCCTCTTCGGGACAGGCCACGGCGCGCGCCTCGGCCACGCCCAGGCGCTCTGCGGCGGCCCTGGCCACGGCCGGGTCCTCCGGGCGCACGGCGGCCACGATGGCCCGGCCGTCCTCGACGGCCACGGGGAACCACAGCTCGGCGCGGCACTGCGCGAAATCCAGGCGGCGCAGGACGCCGCCGGGAAGCATGGTGTCCTCGTCGTAGAATATGATGCGGGAGGGGTCGGTATGCTGGTTCGCGGAAGGCATCGCGGATAACGGTCCTCTTTGCGCGGCGCAGGCGGCCGTCCGCGGGCTCGTTTCCCGCGCGGCGCCGCGGCGCGACGTCGGTTAAGGAATCCGTAAGGATTAGTGCACGGGGGGGAGGGCGTCAATGCAAAATCCCTCCCGCGCGACTCCTCGCGCGCGATTTTTCACGCGCCGCCCCGTCCGTCCGACCTGGCCAGGACCGCCACGTCCACGGCGGCCGCGCCCGCGGCGCGCAGGGCCTTGGCGCATTCCAGGAGCGTGGCCCCGGTGGTGGTCACGTCGTCCACCAGCAGCACCCGCCTGCCCGCCACCTGGGCCGGATCGGCCGCAAAGGCCCCGCGCAGGTTGGTCAGCCGCTCGGCCCGGGCGAGCCGGGCCTGGGGCACGGTGTTGCGCAGGCGCGCGAGGGCCCGCGGCGCAAGCTCGGGTCCCGGCGCGCCCAATTTGCCCGATGCGCCCGACGCTCCCGATGCGCCCGACGCGCGCGCGATTCCCCGCGCCAGCTCCAGGCTCTGGTTGAAGCCCCGCTGCGCCAGGCGGCTCTCGTGCAGGGGCACGGGCGCGATCAGGTCGGGCCCCGGCACCCCGGAAATCCCGTCCGCCGCCCGCCGCGCGGCCCAGGCCCCGGCCGCGAGGGCCTGCAAAAGGGCCGAGCGTTTGAGCGCCGCGTCGTACTTGAAGGCCTGCACGAGCTCGGCCAGCACCCCCTCGTACAGCCCCCAGAAGGCCAGCCGCTCCCAGGGCGGGGGCGCGCGCAGGCAGCCGCCGCAGCGGTGCGGCGGGGCGGAGGCGTCCGCGAAGATCTCGCCGCAGACCGGGCAGAAGCCGCCCGCGCGGCGCGCCAGCAGCCGCGCGCAGTCCGCGCACAGGGGCAGGCCGTGGGCCGGGTCGGTGAAAGAGTCGGGCAAAGATGCGGGCGCGGAATCGGCTGCGGAGTCGGCCGCGGGCCGGGCGACCAGGGCGCCGCAGCACTGGCAGCGGAACTCGCCGCGGCCCAAGCCCTGCGCCAGAAATCGTCCCAGGCGGGCGAGCAGGCCGGAAGGACCGGCATCCCGTGCGCCGGGGCCGCCCACGCGCTTCCCCTACGCCCCGGCCGCGCGGCGCCAGGCCTCGGCCCCGGCCGCTCGGATGTCGGCCAGCGCGGCCGCGTCCTCCTCCAGGTCGCGCGGGGCGTCGTAGCCGCGCAGCTCCACGGGGTCGGCCAGGCGGAGGTTGAAGGGCATGGCGAAATACTTGAGCGTGAGCAGCGTGCCCTCGAAGAGCTTCTCGCCCCTGGGCCTGCCCGAGACGAGGATGGGGTGGGCCAGGCGGCGGGGCAGGACGGAAAGCGCGGGGTCGCCCGCCTCGGCGCGCAGGTACCAGGGCTGGCTGCGGTCCACGAAGGCCTTGGCCATGGCGGGCAGGTGGTAGAAGAAGATGGGCGAGGCGAAGGCCACGAGCGGGGCCTCCAGGAGCGGCGCGAACAGGGCCTGGGTCGTGGAGGCGTCGGGCAGCACGCAGCGGCCGCCCAGGTCCGGGCGGCAGCCGTAGCAGCCCCGGCAGGGCATCAGGTCGAACTCGCGCAGGGCCAGGAAGCGGGCCTCGCCCCCGGCCTCGCGCACGCCCTCGGCGAAGGCCCTGGCCGCGGCGTCGGAGTTGCCGCCCCGGCGCGGGCTCATGGCGTAGATCACGGCCTCGCCCTTCATGCCTCCTCCTGTCCCGCGCCCCGGCGCGGGCGGGTCAGTCCGCCGCCGCGTCCGGCGTCTTCTTCTCGCGCGTGAAGCGGAAGAGCACGTTCTCGCCCCGCTCCTCGCGCTCCATGCGATACCCCATGTCAGGGGCGACGTGGCCCTCGACCTGCGGCGCGCTCTTCTTCGCGACCAAAGCCTCCAGGATCTCCTGGCGGCCGAGACGGAGATACCACCCGATCTCCAGTCCCACCCCTCAGCACTTGCCCGAGAGGTCGATGAACACCTTGGGTGCCGTCATGGACCGTTCCTCCTTCGGCGTGGGCTACAACCCGCCTTCGCTCAGGAAGGGGTTGTGCAGCATCTCGTCGCCCACCGTGGTGGACAGCATGTGGCCCGCGTAGACGACCGTCTCCGGGGGCAGGGTGAAGATCTTCGTGCGCACCGAGTCGAGCAGCTGCTCCATGTCGCCGCCCGGGAAGTCCGTGCGGCCGATGGAGCGGTAGAAGAGGAGGTCGCCCACGAAGACGCACTTCCCGGCCGGGAAGTAGTACGACAGGCTGCCCGGCGTGTGGCCGGGCGTGGCCAGCACGCGGCACTCGCACCCCATGAACTCGTAGATGCCCTCCGCGATGTGCTCGTAGTCGAAGTCCTCCACCAGGGGAAATCCCATCAGCCCGCCGCGGCCGATCTCGCTCTGCATCAGGAACTCGTCCCCGGCCGGGCAGAGGATCGGCGCGCCCGTGGCCCGGGCCAGCGCCGCCGCGCCGTAGAGATGGTCGAAGTGCATGTGCGTGATCAGGATGCGCGTGAGCTGGCAGCCCGAGGACTCGAGGTAGGCGAGAAGCTCGGAGGGCTCGCCGCCCGGGTCCACGGCCAGGGCCTCGCCGTTCGCCTCGGCCAGGTAGCAGTTGGTCTCCAGCGGTCCCAGGGGAAAGGTCGTCACCTGCAGGGGAAGGCTCGTCGTCTCGGGCATCAGAAGGGCTCCAGCATCAGGGATTCGAGGGGGATTCTGTCGGACGAGCCCTCCTGGGCGGGACGGCCGAGCGCGATCACGGCCATCATCTCGTAGGCCTCGGGGTCCACGCCCACGGCCGCGACCACCTCGGGCTCGCGGTTCACGATCTCGCCGATCCAGACCGCGCCGAGCCCGAGCGCGTGCGCGGCCAGCAGCATGTTCTGCAGGCAGGCGCCCGCGCCCTGGTGGTCCTTGCGCGCGTCGTACATCCGCGCGCGCTCGAGGAACACGCAGACGAGCGCCCCGGCCCCGCGCACGATGTGCGCGTACTTGGTGTGCCTGGCCAGGGCCTCCTGGCGCGGCTCGCCGCGGCGCACCGCCAGGAAGCGCCAGGGCTGGTTGTTCTTCCCGCTGGGCGCCCAGCGCCCAGCCTCGAGAACGGCCCGGACCTCGTCGTCCGCGACCGGCTCGTCCGTGTATTTCCGAATGCTCCGGCGCTCGCGCAGTGCGCCGAGCACCGCAGCGCGTGCGGCGTCGTTCATGGGCTGTCCCTCCAGTGAGGCAGTGTAGCCGAGGCGGATGGGGATGCCAAGCAAAGGCGGTGTCGGTTAAGCATCAGGTGAGGGAGAGGGGGACCCTTTGGAAAGGATTTCCTCTCCCCCACCATGTTGCAAAATAAAGACCAGTCTTGCAGAGAAATTAGATTTGCTATATATGTTGTAGGCTAACTGTATAAATGTATTTGCCTGCCAACAGCCTATTTAAAGGAAAGTTATGCGACTAATTATGTTTTTTATTTTTATTGTAATTCCGATTACATCTTATGCATCTAAACATCAAGATGAAATTGATATGCAAAAATGCACAGGAGCTTTGAATTATTACAGACAATTGTATGAAAAAGAAAAAAATTACGAAAAAGTAACTGTGGCAGAAATATCGTTAGGGCTAATTTACGACGATCTTTTGTCAAAATATGGTGTGTCGCATAGTGAGCTCAAAGAAAAGTATACTAAAATTGGAGATAAAGATAATTTGCATTTATGCACGTATTTTATAAATAAATCATCAGATGCTTTAAGACTGCGACTCATACTTCCAGAATATAATGTCAAAAATGTAAAAAAAGATCTTATTAAATGTACTGCACTATATGGTTTTATATCTGATAAATTAAAATATAGATCACAGAAAATGCATGAATATTATTTACAATTAACAATGATTTCTGCTGAATCTGTTGGTTCCATATATGGTGGGAATATTAAAGAATTTAAGAGCGAAGTCGCAAGTGAATACAAAGAAATACTTCAAACTGATCCGAGTGATCGCGATAGAAAAATAAAGCACCTAACAGGGATGTGTAGTTATTACGGAATTGGGAGCATTGAGATGGGAGATGTGTCAGGCATAACGCGGTAATTGGATTATAGATGACTGCGCACTCGCAATTGGCAGAAAGTCCAAACGGCAGCATAAGCGGTATGGAACACGCGTTGCCATTCGTTTTACGACCTGTCTCTCCGCTGCAGCATTTTTCCTTTCAACCGATGAACTGTTTGCGTGTGGAAGGCATCCAGTCCCTCTTCCGTTTTTAGTTGGCGGTCTCGAAGAGGGGGCCGAGGATGCTCTGGGAGGTGGCGCCCGCAGCGAGGCGGGCGGTGTAGTCGAGGGTCTCCATGACCTTGCCGTGTCCGAAGGCGACGAGGCAGTCGGCGAAGACGTCCACGTCCTGGGGGTCGTGGCTGACCATGACCATGGGGATGCCGACGCGTTCGCGGGTGCGGCAGAGCTCTTCGCGCATGCGGGCGCGCAGGGGCTGGTCCAGGGCGGCGAAGGGCTCGTCGAGCAGGAGCATCCTGGGCTCTGTGGCCAGGGCCCGGGCCAGGGCGGCGCGCTGGCGCTGGCCGCCGGAGATCTGGTGCGGCCGGTGTCCGGCCAGGGAGGCGATGCCGCAGGCGTCCAGCAGCTCGTCCACGCGCTCGGACTGCTCGCGGGTCAGGCGGGAGAAGCCGAAGAGGCGGCGCCTGAGGCCGAAGGCCACGTTGTCGCGCACGGTGAGGTGGGGGAAGAGGGCGTAGTCCTGGAAGAGCAGCCCCATCTCGCGCTCGCGCGCGGGCAGGTCCACACCGCTTGCGGAGTCGTAGAGGGTGCGGCCGCAGACCTTTATGTGGCCGCGCACGGGCGCGAGCAGCCCGGCCAGGACCATGAGGGTCAGGGTCTTTCCGGAGCCCGAGGGGCCGAAGAGGACCATGGACGAGGCGGAGGAGGAGAACTCGGCCGCGAGCCTGAATTCCCTTCCTCCGCCCTTGACCAGGGCCTCGATGTTCACGTCGAGGGTCATGCGCGATCGCAATCCTTTGTCGGTTCGTCCGCCACGGGGGCTACTTGGGGGCGCTGAAGCCGTACCCGGCCAGGATCTTCTGGCCCTCGGGCGAGCGGACGTAGTCGATGAACTTCTTGGCCAGCGCGGACTGCTTGGAGCTCTTGAGCACGGCGATGGGGTAGGTCACGGGCTTCTTCAGCGCGATGACCGTGGCCACGTCCACCTTGCCCTCGTCGCGCTTGGCGTCCGTGGCGTAGACGAAGCCTGCCTCGACCTCGCCGCGGGCCACGTAGTCGAGCACCTGGCGCACGGACTCGCCGAAGACGAGCTTTTGCTGCAGCGCGTCCCACTTGCCCATGTCCTGCAGGGCGACCATGGCGTAGTTGCCCGCGGGCACGGTCTTGGGCGTGCCGATGGCCACGCGCTTCACGGCGGCGCCCATGAGGTCGTCCACGGAGGAGACCTTGGCGGGGTTGCCGTGGGGCACGGCCAGGACCAGGTCGTTGACGGCGAAGACCACGGGCGCGGCCTTGTCCACGAAGCCGCCCTCGACCATCTTCTCCATCCACTTCATGTTCGCGGAGGCGAAGACGTCCACGGGCGCGCCCTGCTCGATCTGCTTGTACAGGGCGCCGGAGGCCGCGTAGTTGGTGGTCACGGTGACGCCGGGGTTGGCCTTCTCGAAGGCCGTCTTCACGGTGGTGAAGGCGTCGGTGAGGCTGGCGGCGGCGGAGACGACCAGCTCCTCGGCCGCGGCGGGCACGGCCAGGCCGAGGACCAGGACAAGGGCCAGGATGATGCGTTTCATGAGGCTTCCTCCTTCGCGTGGGTGGGTTACCATTTCGGCTTGAGCAGTCTCCCGGCCGTCCACAGGATGGCCGCGCAGACCGCTGAAATGACCAGCACGAGCATGTTGGCCAGATGATCCTCGCCCGCCTGCACCGCGCTGTACACGGCGAGCGACAGGGTCTGGGTGCGGCCGGGCAGGTTTCCGGCGACCATCAGCGTGGCGCCGAACTCGCCCATGGCCCGGGCGAAGGCCAGCATGGTGCCGGCCAGGATGCCGCGGAAGGCCAGGGGCAGGGAGACGCGCAGGAAGATCTCGAGCTCGCCGCAGCCGAGCGTCCGGGCGGCGTCCTCGTACTGTTTCCCCACGCCCTCCAGCGCCGCGCGCGCGGACTTGAAGACCAGCGGGAAGGCCACGACGGTGGCCGCTATGACCGCGCCCTGCCAGGTGAAGATGAGGCTTATGCCGAAGGTCTTGTAGAGCCACGCGCCGAGCACGCCCTTCCGCCCGATGACCACCAGGATGTAGTAGCCGAGCACCGTGGGCGGCATGACCAGGGGCAGGGTGAGGATCGCGTCCAGCACGTCCCGCCCCGGGAAGCGTCCCTTGTGCAGCGCCCAGGAGAAGAGCACGCCCAGGACGAGCGCGCCGAGCGTGGCCAGCGAGGCCACGCGCAGGGTCAGCTGCAGAGGGAAGAGGAAGGAAGAATCCAAAGGGAAAATCCGTGGTTTCCGATGGTTAGAAGATCAGGCTCGAGGCCGCGGGACATTCCCCGCCGGGCCCGCGGGCGGTGGATGCCGCGCGGCGCATGCGCCCGGGCTCCGCTACCGGCCGCGCCGCATGCCGTAGGCGAAGAGCCCGGCCGCGGCCAGCAGACAGGAGATGCCGAGCAGCGGATGACGCACGGCGAGCGGCAGGCCGAGGCCCGCCAGCAGCAGGGGCACGGCGCGGGTCACGGCCTCCAGGGCGGGCAGCCGCTCGGACCGGCAGCGCCCGTTCGTTCCGGCCGCGCCTCCGGGGCCGCAGGGGGCGAAGGGCTCGGGCGGCCTCCCGACCAGGGTCTCCAGCACCACCAGGGCCGCGACCACACAGCAGATGAGCGAAGCGATGAACATGGCGTTTTCCTCCGCAAGGAGGGATGCAGACGACATGCCATCCCATAATATGCTGAAATAGTTTGCCAAGCTCATCTACGTCCCCTTGCCCTTGTCTACAAAAACGAAAGTTGTCGCCACGCATGTGACGAAAATGTATGCCCGCTCCCGCGCGTGCCTTCTCCCGGACGGGGAGGGCCGCGGCGCGGGCTCAGTTCTCGGCGCCTTCCACGGCCAGGATCACGGAGAAGGCCTTGAACATGGCCCAGACCGCGTCTCCGGGCGAGAGGGCGAGCTTGCGCACGGACTCGTCCGTGACCAGGGCGCAGACCTCGGTGCCGTCCTCGACCTCGAGCACGATCTCGGCCGAGATGCTGCCCTGGTTCACGCGGCGCACGGTGCCGAGCAGCCGGTTACGGGCGCTGGTCTTGGGCGCGTCCGGGTCCTTGACCAGGATGATCCAGGGCGCCTTGACCATGGCCACCACGGCCTTGCCCTCCACGAGGCCGAGCTTGTCCGCGGACTCGTTGGTGATCACGGAGACGATCTCGAAGCCGCCGGTGGTGGAGAGCACGATCTCGGAGATGATCGCTCCCTTGCGCACGGCCTGGACGGTGCCGAAGAAGGTGTTGCGGGCGCTCGTCTTCATCATGCTCCCCTTGTTCATGTAGTAGTGGATGAGGTGGCGCAGGTCGCGCGCCGCGTAGTCCACGTAGGCCGCGGTGAGGCTCGCCGTGGAGTGGCCGAGGATGCTCTGCACCACGGCCAGGGGCGCGCCCTCGCGCAACAGCTCCACGGCGCGGGTGTTGCGCAGCACGCGGGGGTTGGCCAGCTCCGTGGGCAGGCCCACCTCCCTGCCGCGCTCGTAGAACTTGCGCCGCACGAAGCCCTGGTCCAGGGCCAGGAAGCGGCCGCGCAGGGAAAGGGCGGAGGGGTCCTCGACGATGGCCGCGATCTCGCGCGCGACGTACGCGGGCAGGGCGGTCTCGCGGCTGCGCGCCGCGCCCTCGCCGTCGTCGCCCTCCGCGTTGCCCGCCTTGCGGCGGCGTCCGCGCCCCGGCGACTGGTCCGGCGATTGGCCCGGCGTTTGGCCCGAGGCCTGGCCCGAGGCCTGGCCGTTCTCCGACTGGCTGCCGTGGAAGCGGACCACGCCCTGGTCCAGGTCGAGGTCGGTCCGCTCGTTCAGGGAGAGGACCTCGCCCAGGCGCGCGCCCGTGTGGCGCAGGAGCAGGAAGACGGCCAGCACGCGGCAGCGCGAGCGCCTGACCTCGGGCCGCGTGGCGGCGTCGCGCCAGGTGCGGAACGACT of Desulfovibrio sp. X2 contains these proteins:
- a CDS encoding ComF family protein; the protein is MGGPGARDAGPSGLLARLGRFLAQGLGRGEFRCQCCGALVARPAADSAADSAPASLPDSFTDPAHGLPLCADCARLLARRAGGFCPVCGEIFADASAPPHRCGGCLRAPPPWERLAFWGLYEGVLAELVQAFKYDAALKRSALLQALAAGAWAARRAADGISGVPGPDLIAPVPLHESRLAQRGFNQSLELARGIARASGASGASGASGKLGAPGPELAPRALARLRNTVPQARLARAERLTNLRGAFAADPAQVAGRRVLLVDDVTTTGATLLECAKALRAAGAAAVDVAVLARSDGRGGA
- a CDS encoding flavodoxin family protein, with translation MKGEAVIYAMSPRRGGNSDAAARAFAEGVREAGGEARFLALREFDLMPCRGCYGCRPDLGGRCVLPDASTTQALFAPLLEAPLVAFASPIFFYHLPAMAKAFVDRSQPWYLRAEAGDPALSVLPRRLAHPILVSGRPRGEKLFEGTLLTLKYFAMPFNLRLADPVELRGYDAPRDLEEDAAALADIRAAGAEAWRRAAGA
- a CDS encoding MBL fold metallo-hydrolase, with translation MQVTTFPLGPLETNCYLAEANGEALAVDPGGEPSELLAYLESSGCQLTRILITHMHFDHLYGAAALARATGAPILCPAGDEFLMQSEIGRGGLMGFPLVEDFDYEHIAEGIYEFMGCECRVLATPGHTPGSLSYYFPAGKCVFVGDLLFYRSIGRTDFPGGDMEQLLDSVRTKIFTLPPETVVYAGHMLSTTVGDEMLHNPFLSEGGL
- a CDS encoding nitroreductase; amino-acid sequence: MNDAARAAVLGALRERRSIRKYTDEPVADDEVRAVLEAGRWAPSGKNNQPWRFLAVRRGEPRQEALARHTKYAHIVRGAGALVCVFLERARMYDARKDHQGAGACLQNMLLAAHALGLGAVWIGEIVNREPEVVAAVGVDPEAYEMMAVIALGRPAQEGSSDRIPLESLMLEPF
- a CDS encoding ABC transporter ATP-binding protein: MTLDVNIEALVKGGGREFRLAAEFSSSASSMVLFGPSGSGKTLTLMVLAGLLAPVRGHIKVCGRTLYDSASGVDLPAREREMGLLFQDYALFPHLTVRDNVAFGLRRRLFGFSRLTREQSERVDELLDACGIASLAGHRPHQISGGQRQRAALARALATEPRMLLLDEPFAALDQPLRARMREELCRTRERVGIPMVMVSHDPQDVDVFADCLVAFGHGKVMETLDYTARLAAGATSQSILGPLFETAN
- the modA gene encoding molybdate ABC transporter substrate-binding protein, encoding MKRIILALVLVLGLAVPAAAEELVVSAAASLTDAFTTVKTAFEKANPGVTVTTNYAASGALYKQIEQGAPVDVFASANMKWMEKMVEGGFVDKAAPVVFAVNDLVLAVPHGNPAKVSSVDDLMGAAVKRVAIGTPKTVPAGNYAMVALQDMGKWDALQQKLVFGESVRQVLDYVARGEVEAGFVYATDAKRDEGKVDVATVIALKKPVTYPIAVLKSSKQSALAKKFIDYVRSPEGQKILAGYGFSAPK
- the modB gene encoding molybdate ABC transporter permease subunit; its protein translation is MDSSFLFPLQLTLRVASLATLGALVLGVLFSWALHKGRFPGRDVLDAILTLPLVMPPTVLGYYILVVIGRKGVLGAWLYKTFGISLIFTWQGAVIAATVVAFPLVFKSARAALEGVGKQYEDAARTLGCGELEIFLRVSLPLAFRGILAGTMLAFARAMGEFGATLMVAGNLPGRTQTLSLAVYSAVQAGEDHLANMLVLVISAVCAAILWTAGRLLKPKW
- a CDS encoding TOBE domain-containing protein; amino-acid sequence: MSDVMDTLDRLDAETLTGLAARIEEIMQRKARDCGPDGEKGACAKAARPVRPCHTRMLRIPDEVKHLSPAQAQAMEESFRTWRDAATRPEVRRSRCRVLAVFLLLRHTGARLGEVLSLNERTDLDLDQGVVRFHGSQSENGQASGQASGQTPGQSPDQSPGRGRRRKAGNAEGDDGEGAARSRETALPAYVAREIAAIVEDPSALSLRGRFLALDQGFVRRKFYERGREVGLPTELANPRVLRNTRAVELLREGAPLAVVQSILGHSTASLTAAYVDYAARDLRHLIHYYMNKGSMMKTSARNTFFGTVQAVRKGAIISEIVLSTTGGFEIVSVITNESADKLGLVEGKAVVAMVKAPWIILVKDPDAPKTSARNRLLGTVRRVNQGSISAEIVLEVEDGTEVCALVTDESVRKLALSPGDAVWAMFKAFSVILAVEGAEN